In one Cupriavidus taiwanensis genomic region, the following are encoded:
- a CDS encoding PqiC family protein yields the protein MMKRLPLTLLCAGAAAAVLAGCASPEPRYYTLAQGPTAVAAPAPAAAPSADPLWLEVAPVRVPERLNRPQLVVRDGQDGSGGDAGVRLLDLSRWSSPLPDELRDALSQRLQATLGAVDTYQQGLSDVQPLYRITTEVLRLDADVGQRAGATINWTVRRLPDGKVVSGRTQAELPAPGAIDGVVAAYREIVASTANDIAAGVQSLRR from the coding sequence ATGATGAAGCGCCTTCCGCTCACCCTGCTCTGCGCCGGTGCCGCCGCGGCGGTGCTGGCAGGCTGCGCCTCGCCCGAGCCGCGCTACTACACGCTGGCGCAGGGGCCGACGGCGGTTGCCGCGCCGGCGCCGGCAGCGGCGCCGTCAGCCGACCCGCTGTGGCTAGAAGTCGCGCCGGTGCGCGTGCCCGAGCGCCTCAACCGTCCGCAGCTGGTGGTGCGCGATGGCCAGGACGGTAGCGGCGGCGATGCCGGGGTGCGCCTGCTGGACCTGTCGCGCTGGTCCTCGCCGCTGCCGGACGAGCTGCGCGATGCGCTGTCGCAGCGCCTGCAGGCCACGCTGGGGGCGGTCGACACCTACCAGCAGGGGCTGTCCGACGTGCAGCCGCTGTACCGCATCACCACCGAAGTGCTGCGCCTGGACGCCGACGTGGGCCAGCGTGCCGGCGCCACCATCAACTGGACCGTGCGGCGGCTGCCCGACGGCAAGGTTGTCAGCGGCAGGACCCAGGCCGAGCTGCCGGCGCCCGGCGCGATCGACGGCGTGGTGGCGGCGTATCGCG
- a CDS encoding intermembrane transport protein PqiB produces MPDTDHQAPAPAGAMPPSPQSPPAPPPSGLPRPERRRRARWLPSLVWLIPIVAAVVGISLLLHTLASRGPEINVTFRTAEGLIPGKTAVRYKDVDIGLVKSVRLARDRSHVVASIDLTKDAENFAVADTRFWVVRPRFAASGVSGLETLLSGAYIGVDAGKSNESARDFKGLEVPPVVTTDASGKQFVLRASELGSLDIGSPVYYRRVLVGQVVAYQLDPNGRDITLRVFVNKPYDKLVTADTRFWHASGVDLKLDAGGLKLSTQSLVTVLLGGVAFQAPDHTTATDAAAENTQFLLAADQTEAMKEPEELAPTLAVLNFDQSVRGLSPGAPVDFRGVVVGQVRSIGIEFQREKRAFRMPVVVELYPSRMGFRERDIEDRERARKIIQGLLQRGMRAQLRTGNLLTGQLYVALDFFPKAAPAKVDLDAPIPEFATTPGAFDQLQAQVGDIVNRIDKVPFDQIGQDLRTTVASLNKTLATADKLVQQLNGDVAPQVLAALQDARKTLTAANGTLASDAPLQQDKRRMLQELKRTATSLRTLTDYLERHPEALLRGKPEKE; encoded by the coding sequence CTCGCTGGTATGGCTGATCCCGATCGTCGCCGCGGTGGTCGGGATCTCGCTGCTGCTGCACACGCTGGCGTCGCGCGGGCCCGAGATCAACGTCACCTTCCGCACCGCCGAAGGCCTCATCCCCGGCAAGACCGCGGTGCGCTACAAGGACGTCGACATCGGCCTGGTCAAGTCGGTGCGCCTGGCGCGCGACCGCTCGCACGTGGTGGCGTCGATCGACCTGACCAAGGACGCCGAGAACTTCGCCGTGGCCGACACCCGCTTCTGGGTGGTGCGCCCGCGCTTCGCCGCGAGCGGCGTGTCGGGGCTGGAGACGCTGCTGTCCGGCGCCTATATCGGCGTCGACGCGGGCAAGTCGAACGAATCCGCGCGCGACTTCAAGGGCCTGGAAGTGCCGCCGGTGGTCACCACCGACGCGTCCGGCAAGCAGTTCGTGCTGCGCGCGTCCGAGCTGGGCTCGCTCGATATCGGCTCGCCGGTCTACTACCGGCGCGTGCTGGTCGGCCAGGTAGTGGCCTACCAGCTCGACCCCAACGGGCGCGACATCACGCTGCGGGTGTTCGTCAACAAGCCCTATGACAAGCTGGTCACCGCCGACACGCGCTTCTGGCATGCCAGCGGGGTCGACCTGAAGCTCGATGCCGGCGGGCTCAAGCTGTCGACGCAATCACTGGTGACGGTGCTGCTGGGCGGCGTCGCGTTCCAGGCGCCCGACCACACCACCGCCACCGACGCCGCGGCCGAGAACACCCAGTTCCTGCTCGCCGCCGACCAGACCGAGGCGATGAAGGAGCCCGAAGAGCTGGCGCCGACGCTGGCGGTGCTCAATTTCGACCAGTCCGTGCGTGGCCTGTCGCCGGGCGCGCCGGTGGACTTCCGCGGCGTAGTGGTGGGCCAGGTGCGTTCGATCGGCATCGAGTTCCAGCGCGAGAAGCGCGCCTTCCGCATGCCGGTGGTGGTCGAGCTGTATCCGTCGCGCATGGGCTTCCGCGAGCGCGACATCGAGGACCGCGAACGCGCGCGCAAGATCATCCAGGGCCTGCTGCAGCGTGGCATGCGCGCGCAGCTGCGTACCGGCAACCTGCTCACCGGCCAGCTCTACGTGGCGCTCGACTTCTTCCCCAAGGCGGCGCCGGCCAAGGTCGACCTGGACGCGCCGATTCCTGAGTTCGCCACCACGCCGGGCGCGTTCGACCAGTTGCAGGCGCAGGTGGGCGACATCGTCAACCGCATCGACAAGGTGCCGTTCGACCAGATCGGCCAGGACCTGCGCACCACCGTGGCCAGCCTGAACAAGACCCTGGCCACCGCCGACAAGCTGGTGCAGCAGCTCAACGGCGATGTCGCGCCGCAGGTGCTGGCCGCGCTGCAGGACGCGCGCAAGACCCTGACCGCGGCCAACGGCACGCTGGCGTCGGATGCGCCGCTGCAACAGGACAAGCGCCGCATGCTGCAGGAACTGAAGCGCACCGCCACGTCGCTGCGCACGCTGACCGACTACCTTGAACGCCACCCTGAAGCGCTGTTGCGCGGCAAGCCGGAGAAAGAATGA